One Luteolibacter flavescens genomic region harbors:
- a CDS encoding DUF420 domain-containing protein, with amino-acid sequence MTDERREWLSRPPQEALSKKLSIIAWILTGAVLVLVGLMRRPELRIPLPEGWSFDFLPPVHAALNTGVSIALVIALVAVKQGKIALHKNAIYAAMALSVTFLLCYVAYHFTNMEVLFGDANKDGLLDEAERAAVSGVRPAYLLLLISHIVLAGVSLPCILITFIAGFTNRFAAHRRLAKWVFPLWLYVAVTGPICYLMLKPYY; translated from the coding sequence ATGACTGACGAGCGCAGGGAGTGGCTGTCGCGACCGCCGCAGGAGGCGCTGTCGAAGAAGCTTTCGATCATCGCCTGGATACTGACCGGTGCGGTGCTGGTCCTCGTCGGCCTGATGCGCCGGCCGGAACTGCGCATCCCGCTGCCGGAGGGCTGGAGCTTCGATTTCCTGCCACCCGTCCATGCCGCCTTGAACACCGGGGTGAGCATCGCCCTGGTCATCGCCCTCGTCGCGGTGAAGCAGGGAAAGATCGCGCTGCACAAGAACGCGATCTACGCCGCGATGGCGCTCTCGGTGACCTTCCTGCTCTGCTACGTCGCGTATCACTTCACGAACATGGAAGTGCTCTTTGGCGATGCGAACAAAGACGGTCTGCTGGACGAGGCAGAGCGTGCCGCGGTGAGCGGCGTGCGCCCGGCTTACCTCCTCCTTCTGATTTCCCACATTGTGCTCGCGGGCGTCAGCCTGCCTTGCATCCTGATCACCTTCATCGCCGGATTCACGAATCGCTTCGCAGCGCACCGCCGCCTGGCCAAGTGGGTCTTCCCGCTGTGGCTTTACGTCGCCGTCACCGGCCCGATCTGCTACCTGATGCTCAAGCCCTACTACTGA